The following nucleotide sequence is from Bradyrhizobium roseum.
GCGGTGCGGGTCTGCCAGTCGTCCGCCTTGGTATCGATGGTCCAGGAAGCAATCTCGTCGTCGGGGGCGACCTTGGGGCGGCTGATGGTGGCCTGAAGCTGGTACAGCCGGCCGAACTTGCGCAGTTCAGTTCGGAACATGCGGTAATATTGCGCCAATCCGCGCGGATCGTAGCCCTGAATATAGATGATATGGCGGTGCTGGACGCGCACGTAAGTCCCCGAATTCTGGGCCGACTATAACAGGCTGGGCAGGGCGCCAACAAAAAATCGAGAACGAAATCGGTTCGCCCGGCTCTTCGGCCCGTTGGGTCCACCGATTTGCCTGTCTCGGGTGAGTCGGGTGCGACCGACATTCCACCCCTCGGTATCACTGCACGTCGAGCGGCTCGGTTCCGGTGACGTGGCCTGTGGCGTCGGTGGTGATCTTGTCGACGCGGGCTTCGGCCTGCCGCAAGAGTTCTTCGCAGCGCCGCTTCAGCGCCTCGCCGCGCTCATAGATCGTGACCGATTCCTCGAGCGGCACCTTGCCGTCCTCGAGCCGCTTCACGATCGATTCGAGCTCCTCGATCGCGCGCTCAAAGGAGAGTTTCTTGACGTCGCCTTGGGTATTTTCGGCCATATCGGGTTCCCGGATGCGCCCCTAAGGGCGCAGAATCAAACGACATTTTGTGGGGCTAGTGTGGCGGGGATTCAGGCGCCCATCAACGTGGTGACGTGCGCGGCAACCGATTCCTTCAGCCCCTGCAGGTCGTAGCCGCCCTCCAGCACCGAGACAACCCGTCCACCTGCGCTGGTCTCGGCCTGGTCCATCAGCTTGCGCGTCACCCAGGCGAAATCCTCAGCCTTGAGATTGAGGGAGGCGAGGGGGTCGCGGTAATGCGCGTCGAAGCCGGCGGAGATGATGACCAGCTCCGGCGCGAACTTCTGCAATTGCGGCAGGATCAGGTTGTCGAATGCGGCGCGGAATTTGGCGCCGCCGTCCTCGGACGCCATCGGCGCATTGACGATGGTGTCGTGCTCGCCGCGCTCGCCGCTGGCGCCGGTGCCGGGAAAGAGCGGCATCTGGTGTGTCGAGCAGTACATCACGGTCGGATCGTGCCAGAAGATATCCTGCGTGCCGTTGCCGTGATGGACGTCGAAATCGATGATCGCCGCGCGGCCGATGCCGTATTTGCGCTGGGCGTGTCGGGCGGCGATCGCGACATTGTCGAAGAAGCAGAAGCCCATCGGCTTCGACACCTCCGCATGGTGACCGGGCGGCCGCACTGCGACGAACGCATTCTGGTGCGCACCCGACATCACGGCATCGGTCGCCGCCACCGCGCCACCGACGCCACGCATCACCGCTTCCCAGGTGCCCGGCGACATCGAGGTGTCGCCGTCGATGTAGATCATACCGCTCTGCGGGGCGATATGGCGGAGCTCGCCGACATAATGCTCGCCATGGCACAGCGTGACGGAATCGAGGCTGCCCTCCGGCGCCTCGCCGCGGGTCAGCGGCTTGAAGCGGTCTTCGCCCAGCACCTCGGCCACCGCGCGCAGCCGATCGGGGCGCTCGGGATGCCCGGGAGGCGTGACATGGTCGAGACAGGCGGTATGCGTCAGAAGCAGCGTCATGCAAAATCCTGGCATTGAGGCGCGCCGGCAGGGAGAAGCTAATCTAGGCGCTTAGTGGCCGCTCGGAAAGGCCCACAGCGTCAAGCTCAGTTGACCCGGATAATGCGCTCGGCGGCTCCCGGGCTGACCGGGCTGTTTGCCCCAAAATAGACATGCAGCGCGTCGACGTCGTAGACGCCGATCCGCGGCGCAGTTCCCTGGGTGAGCACGGTAAAGCCGTCGCCGCCGACGAACAGGAAATTGTTGATGGTGA
It contains:
- a CDS encoding exodeoxyribonuclease VII small subunit → MAENTQGDVKKLSFERAIEELESIVKRLEDGKVPLEESVTIYERGEALKRRCEELLRQAEARVDKITTDATGHVTGTEPLDVQ
- a CDS encoding histone deacetylase family protein; translation: MTLLLTHTACLDHVTPPGHPERPDRLRAVAEVLGEDRFKPLTRGEAPEGSLDSVTLCHGEHYVGELRHIAPQSGMIYIDGDTSMSPGTWEAVMRGVGGAVAATDAVMSGAHQNAFVAVRPPGHHAEVSKPMGFCFFDNVAIAARHAQRKYGIGRAAIIDFDVHHGNGTQDIFWHDPTVMYCSTHQMPLFPGTGASGERGEHDTIVNAPMASEDGGAKFRAAFDNLILPQLQKFAPELVIISAGFDAHYRDPLASLNLKAEDFAWVTRKLMDQAETSAGGRVVSVLEGGYDLQGLKESVAAHVTTLMGA